The following proteins are encoded in a genomic region of Nitrospira sp.:
- a CDS encoding PepSY domain-containing protein, producing MRQIVMAALAAGIVLALGGTAIADKKGEKHKSKIEMAEEAKVTIDQAIKAASEKVPGNVIEAELKKKHDKTVWEVEIVTGDKMIKEVHIDADSGVIIDVEDKGKEHKDKGKH from the coding sequence ATGAGACAGATCGTCATGGCGGCGTTGGCGGCGGGAATTGTCTTGGCATTGGGTGGGACTGCGATCGCCGATAAGAAAGGAGAGAAGCACAAGTCCAAGATTGAAATGGCGGAGGAGGCGAAGGTCACGATTGATCAGGCAATCAAGGCGGCATCCGAGAAGGTGCCAGGCAACGTCATCGAGGCTGAGTTGAAAAAGAAACATGACAAGACGGTGTGGGAGGTCGAAATCGTGACGGGCGACAAGATGATTAAGGAAGTGCACATCGATGCGGATTCCGGTGTCATTATCGATGTGGAAGACAAGGGCAAGGAACACAAGGACAAAGGGAAGCATTGA